The genomic interval CTCCGCACAAAAATAGGGTTGTTTTGTAAACAACATAACAGTAGTCAATAAAATTTGTTTAATATGTATGTTTTTCTTGAAAGCAACTTAGAAAAACCTTACGTGGGGTCTATCTAAAATCCAATATTGATGTATTGTGACTCAGTTGGAATTAGTACATTTACCGCTTTAATCCCTTCCTATGTGGACCAGATTCGCCCATATAATTCTTAAATACAGATTTCCGCTTATTGTTAGTATTGGTTTGCTCACCATTGTGATGGGCTTTATCGGAAGAAAAGCAGAACTCAGCTATGATTTTCACTCCGTTGTTCCGGCCGACGACCCAGATTATATCTATTTTCAGGATTTCAAACGGCTTTTTGGGGAAGATAGCAATATAATGGCCATCGGCATGAAAGACAGCAGTGTATATACGCTGGAGAATTTTAAAGAACTGAAATCCCTCTCGGATACCATTGCCAGAATGGAGGGAATTATAACCGTACTATCACTTCCCAGATTACAATATTTGGTAAAAGATACAGCTTCCAAAAAACTGGTTCCTAAAGCATTATTCGGCCAGTTTCCACAAAGTCAGCCACAGTTGGATAGTTTACTTAGGGTTGCTAATAGTTTACAGTTTTATAAAGGTCAGGTAATCAACCAGCAAAATGGCGCCACTATTCTGCTGGTTGCCATAGAAAAGGGCATGCTCAATTCCCAGAAGCGCCTGGCTCTGGTACAAAATATTCAGGAACTGGGGGATGCGTTTAAAGATAAAACCAATATCAGCCTGCATTATGCCGGGGTTCCGTATGTGCGCTCCATTATGTCTACGAAGGTAAAGGCAGAGTTGTCGATGTTTCTGGTGCTGTCTGTTGTGGCTACTGGTATTATCCTATTTATCTTTTTCCGGTCTTTTTCTGCCGTTATTTTTCCTCTGATCGTAATAGGTGTGGTCGTAATATGGGTGCTTGGTACGCTGGTTTTATTTGGATTTAAAGTAACGCTACTCACGGGCTTATTGCCGCCGATTATTGTGGTAATTGGTATTCCAAACTGCATCTACTTGCTTACCAAATACCACCAGGAGATTAAAACACATGGCAATAAGATTAAAGCCTTAAGCCGGATTGTGCGTAAAATTGGTATTGTTACCTTAATGACCAATGCTACTACGGCTGTTGGTTTTATTGTACTGGGTTTTGCCAACGTAGCCATCTTGCGGGAATTTGGTATTGTAGCCGGGCTGAATATATTTAATACATTCGTTATAAGCCTGATTCTGATCCCAGCCGTATTTTCCTACCTTCCTTCACCTACGGCCCGGGAAATTAAACACCTGGATGCCAAAGGACTCACTTCGATCATTGATTTTTACAATCATATTGTACACAACCGCCGCCCAGTTATCTACACCATTACCACTATTATTGTAATCATTTCTTTAATTGGTGTTTTCAAGATAAAGGCGCTGGCATATATGGTAGACGATCTGCCGGAAAGCAGTGATGTAAAAAAAGACCTTGCTTTTTTTGAGAGCAACTTTAAAGGTGTAATGCCGCTGGAAATTGTAGTAGATACAGGCAAGAAAAAAGGCATTCTCCGTTTAGAGAATCTTCGTAAAATAGAGGAACTGGAAGATACTCTCAGCAAGATCACAGCGCTTTCCAAACCAGTATCGGTGATCAGTTTTGTAAAAGCTTCCTTACAGGCGTTTTATAATGGCAATCCGGATTTTTACCGCTTGCCTACTAACCAGGAAAAGAACTTCCTCATCCGTTACCTGAGCAGCCAGCAAGACCAGTCTGGCTTGCTCAAATCCTTTGTAGATTCAACCGGGCAGAAGGTGAGAATATCCGTAAAAGTGGCGGATATGGGTTCTATTGAAATGAGTAAACTGGTGCAGCAAGAAATCAATCCGGCGATCACAAAAGTATTGGCAGGAACAGATTTAAAAGCCGAAGCCACCGGAACTACCTTACTCTTCATCAAAGGGAATCAATATTTGATTAACAACCTGCAATCCAGTTTAGCGCTGGCTTTCGTGCTGATTGCCTTAATCATGGCTTTATTATTCCGTTCCATTCGGATGATCATTATTTCACTGATTCCTAATATTATACCACTGCTTATTACAGGCGGTTTGATGGGGTATTTTGGTATTCCGCTCAAACCCAGTACGGCGCTTATTTTCAGTATTGCCTTTGGTATTTCTGTAGACGATACCATCCATTATTTAGCCAGATACCGGCAGGAACTGCCTCTTAATAAATTTAATGTGTCCAAAGCAGTAAGTATCAGCTTAATTGAAACTGGTGCCAGCATGATGTATACATCTATTATCCTGTTTTTTGGTTTCATCATCTTTGCTTTTTCAGATTTCGGAGGAACTGTTGCCCTGGGCATGCTTACATCTACTACCTTATTGTGTGCCATGTTTACCAATCTAATTATTCTGCCTTCCTTATTAATGTCTTTCGATACCGGAAAAATTAAGAAAGGAGAACAGGGTTTGATCAGGGAATACAATGAATTTTACCTAGAGGAAGAAGATGAAGAAATTGATATAAAACTTCTGGAAGTAAGAAGATAAGTAAATTTCAGAAATAACCCCTAAAGATAAAGCCTGTTAATGAACTAGTTATCAATAAGTTCACTAACAGGCATTTTTGTGTAAAAAGATGAAACATTTACAGAAAAACAAGGTATAAATCTTACGTAGTGGTTTTATAAAATATACAATACCAGCCACCAGAATGCTGCAGGTATTGTATTCATATAATTAATTTGGGAATTATGGAACGTATCACTTTTAATTTAGTCAAACTGGGAATTATCGTACTTGCGGCATTTTTTTCTTTCTAAGCCTTGGTTTCTATACCTGTAGCTGTTGAATAATTTGCTGTCTGATTATCCTTCTCTCCACTCATTTTTACGCATTAATACTGGCTAAAGGATGTAGTGATTTGGTTACTACCATTATACCCCTCTTACACATCAACCTTACACAATATTTTCCTAACTTGCACCTTCAATAAATCTGTATGTAAGGTGAAGTACAAGGAATATAAAAATCTGGATTATGCCAAAGTAGGCGAATCTGTTTTATCCTACTGGAAAGAAAATAAGATATTTGAACAATCGGTCAGTTCCCGGGAAGGAAAACCCAGTTTTACTTTCTATGAAGGACCTCCTTCTGCCAATGGAACGCCTGGTATTCACCATGTAATGGCTCGTACGATTAAAGATATTTTCTGCCGCTATAAGACATTACAGGGTTTTCAGGTAAAGCGCAAAGGTGGCTGGGATACTCATGGCTTACCGATAGAGTTGCAGGTGGAAAAAGAACTGGGTATTACCAAAGATGACATCGGCAAAACCATTTCCATCGAAGCCTACAATCAGAAATGCCGGGAAGCCGTAATGAAATATACCGGCCAGTGGAACGACCTGACTGAAAAAATGGGCTACTGGGTTGACCTGGAACATCCCTATATTACCTATCATACTGAATATATCGAATCTACATGGTTTCTGCTGAAAAAGCTGTATGACAAAGGATTGCTGTACAAAGGCTATACGATTCAGCCTTATTCCCCTTCTGATGGGACAGGGCTGAGTTCTCATGAATTGAATCAGCCAGGTTGCTATAAAGAAGTGAAGGATACTTCCATAGTCGCTCAGTTTAAAGTAATTAAAGATCCAAAATCAGATTTTCTTTTCTCTCAACAATCTACAGGCGATGTCTTCATTCTTGCCTGGACTACCACTCCCTGGACCTTGCCTTCTAATACTGCTCTGGCAATTGGAGAGAAAATAAGCTATGTGCAGGTAAATACGTTCAATCCGTATACTTATAAACCAGTGAGTGTGGTACTGGCAAAAGAGCTGGTAGGAAAGTATTTTTCAGAAAAGAATAAAGACCTGAAACTGGATGATTACAAACCCGGCGACAAAGCCATTCCATTCCAGGTGGTACAGGAATTTACCGGTAAACAATTAATGGGCATCCGCTATGAACAATTGATGCCTTATCTGCAACCCTTCTATAATGCAGATAAAGCATTTCAGGTGATTGCCGGAGATTTTGTTACCACAGAAGATGGAACTGGTGTGGTACATACTTCTCCTACCTTTGGTGCCGACGACTTCCGGGTAGCCAAACAACATGGCATTCCGGCACTCACGATAAAAGATGAGGCTGGAAATGAATTGCCTACAGTGGATAAGAAAGGAAAATTTATAAATGAAGTAGGTGTAGAACTTCAGAAGGGTGTTGAAAAATATAAGATCAGAACCCATAAAACCCTTGGGGCTGATGACTTTTATGTGAAGAATTATACCAATGAAGATGAAAGCCATGCCGATTATAAAAATACGGATGTGATCATTTCCATTATTCTGAAAGAAGAGAATAAAGCGTTCAAGGTAGAGAAATACGAGCATACCTATCCGCACTCATGGCGGACGGATAAACCGGTTTTATATT from Rhodocytophaga rosea carries:
- a CDS encoding efflux RND transporter permease subunit, which encodes MWTRFAHIILKYRFPLIVSIGLLTIVMGFIGRKAELSYDFHSVVPADDPDYIYFQDFKRLFGEDSNIMAIGMKDSSVYTLENFKELKSLSDTIARMEGIITVLSLPRLQYLVKDTASKKLVPKALFGQFPQSQPQLDSLLRVANSLQFYKGQVINQQNGATILLVAIEKGMLNSQKRLALVQNIQELGDAFKDKTNISLHYAGVPYVRSIMSTKVKAELSMFLVLSVVATGIILFIFFRSFSAVIFPLIVIGVVVIWVLGTLVLFGFKVTLLTGLLPPIIVVIGIPNCIYLLTKYHQEIKTHGNKIKALSRIVRKIGIVTLMTNATTAVGFIVLGFANVAILREFGIVAGLNIFNTFVISLILIPAVFSYLPSPTAREIKHLDAKGLTSIIDFYNHIVHNRRPVIYTITTIIVIISLIGVFKIKALAYMVDDLPESSDVKKDLAFFESNFKGVMPLEIVVDTGKKKGILRLENLRKIEELEDTLSKITALSKPVSVISFVKASLQAFYNGNPDFYRLPTNQEKNFLIRYLSSQQDQSGLLKSFVDSTGQKVRISVKVADMGSIEMSKLVQQEINPAITKVLAGTDLKAEATGTTLLFIKGNQYLINNLQSSLALAFVLIALIMALLFRSIRMIIISLIPNIIPLLITGGLMGYFGIPLKPSTALIFSIAFGISVDDTIHYLARYRQELPLNKFNVSKAVSISLIETGASMMYTSIILFFGFIIFAFSDFGGTVALGMLTSTTLLCAMFTNLIILPSLLMSFDTGKIKKGEQGLIREYNEFYLEEEDEEIDIKLLEVRR